The following is a genomic window from Clostridia bacterium.
CGATGTCGCCGGTGGAAAGGCTGTCCACTTCCTTACGGTCGTTCGCGTGCATACGCAAGATACGGTTGATACGCTCGGACTTGCCTTTGTTTGCGTTCAAGACGCTGTCGCCGCTCTTCAAAACGCCGCTGTAAACGCGGATAAAGGTCAATCTGCCGACGTAGGGGTCGGTCATGATCTTAAACGCGAGCGCGCTGAACGGTTGATCGTCGCTCGGGATACGGGAAAGAACTTTGTCGTGATGATCGGGGTCGATACCTTCGGTCTCGCCGATATCGATCGGAGAGGGAAGATAATCCACGATCGCGTCGAGGAGCGCTTGAACGCCCTTGTTCTTGAACGCGCTTCCGCAGAGGACGGGAACGATCTGATTCGCGATAACGCCCTTACGGAGCGCCGCTTTGAGCTCGTCCACCGAGATCTCCTCTTCCATAATGAATTTTTCCATCAAGGCGTCGTCGCATTCGCAGATTTTTTCGACGAGCTCGGCTCTTGCCGCTTCCGCCGCGTCTTTCATATCCGCGGGAACGTCCACGACGTCGAAGATCTTACCGTCGTCGTTATGATAAACGTCCGCCTTCATGTTCAAAAGATCGATGATCCCTCTGAACTCTTTGGCTTGTCCGATCGGAAGCTCGAAAGCGACCGCGTTCGCGCCGAGTCTTTTGCGCATCATATCGATAACGCGCGGGAAGTTTGCGCCTTCGATGTCCATCTTGTTAACGAACGCGATACGGGGAACTTTGTACTTCGTAGCTTGACGCCAGACGGTTTCGGATTGGGGCTCGACGCCGCTCTTCGCGCAGAAGACCGCGACCGCGCCGTCCAAAACGCGGAGAGAACGCTCGACTTCGACGGTGAAGTCGACGTGTCCCGGGGTGTCGATGAGGTTGATCGCGCAATCTTTCCAAGTAACGGTGGTCGCAGCGGAAGTGATCGTGATACCACGCTCTTGCTCCTGCTCCATCCAGTCCATCGTCGCGCCGCCTTCGTGAACCTCGCCGATCTTACGCGTCTTGCCGGTGTAGTAAAGAATACGCTCCGACGTCGTGGTTTTACCCGCGTCGATATGCGCCATAATACCTATATTTCTCGTACGTTCAATGGGGTAATCTCTCATCTTTTATTATCCTACCAACGATAGTGAGCAAACGCCTTGTTGGCTTCCGCCATACGATGCATTTCGTCTCTCTTCTTGACTGCGTTGCCCATGCCGTTCGACGCGTCCATAAGCTCGCCCGCAAGCCTTTGATCGCTCGTCTTCTCGCTGCGCTTTCTCATAAAGGTAACGAGCCAACGAATGCCCAAAGTTTGCCTTCTTTCTTCACGGATCTCTTGGGGGACTTGATACGTCGCGCCGCCGACCCTTCTCGCCTTCACTTCGACCTGAGGCATAACGTTCGCAAGGGCTTTCTTGAAAACTTCCACAGGGCTGGTGCCGGTTTTTTCCTCAACAATATGAAATGCCCCGTAAACGATGGATTCCGCCGTTCCTTTCTTGCCGTCCATCATGATCTGGTTGACCAATTTGGTAACGACCTTATCGTTATAAATCGGATCGGGGAGCACGTCACGCTTAGGCACACCACTTCTTCTTGGCATACTTATTATCTCCTTATTACTTATAAAATAAAATTGATCTTAATTATTTAGGCTTCTTTGCGCCGTACTTGGAACGAGCCTGCTTACGTTTCGCAACGCCGGCAGTATCGAGCGCTCCACGCACGATATGATACCTAACACCAGGTAAGTCCTTAACCCTGCCGCCACGGATCAAAACGACGCTGTGCTCTTGAAGGTTATGACCGATACCGGGGATATAGACGGTACCTTCCATTCCGTTCGAGAGGCGCACCCTCGCGATCTTACGCATTGCGGAGTTCGGCTTCTTAGGCGTCGTGGTAGTAACGGAAAGACAAACGCCGCGACGTTGCGGGCAGCTTTGCAAAATAGGAGCGAGCGTCTTGGACTCTTGCTTCTCTCTACCGTGCCTAATTAACTGATTGATTGTTGGCATATCCTGACCTCCTTGTAGTCTTACACGCTAAACCCCCGTCAACCCTTAGGGGAAAAGCCTTTTTCTCTCTTTTGAGCAGCAAACTCCGGAGAGACGCCGGGATCAAAATCCCAATACCTTTCGATTGCCGAATTTATCTCAGAAGCCCCACGACCGCCGCGCCGACGTCGATCTTCGCCGCTTTTCCGAGCTCCGACATAGTCGGAGCCTTCTTAAAGGCGATCTCTTTTCCGCGCGCCGCATCCCGAACGGCTTTTTTGACGAATTCTTCGCAATCGGACGACAGTATGACACACCATACGATGCCGTCTGTAATACCCCGCAAAACTTGTTTCAGCCCGACAAATTTCTTGGGAGAATTCTCGATTAAGCTTTTATAATCTTCCGCCACAAGTACCCTCAAATGACGACAAAATTACTTGCAATTTCTCACAAGCCCCTTTATTTTAACAATAATAAGGCGGATAGTCAAATAATTATAAAGAAAATTTTTTCCTTCTCCAAAATTTTACGAAGCGCAAAAACCCGAAAAATCAAAAGAAAAAGCGCGGCGAATTTCTTCGCCGCGCCGTTTTGCTTTTCAAAGCGGGATCATTCGTTATCCCAATAGGGGATCCAACTCGCCGCTTTGTCGCTGACCGTGATACCGACGTTCACCGGGATCCAGTGCGTCTCGTCTTCGTCCGTGCGATCGCCGAAGTAAACGACGAGCTTGTAGTAACCGGGCGCGAGGCTTTCCGCATAGCAGAATTCACCGCTCGTAAAGGTAAGCGTTTCGGTGCTCGAATCCCAAGAGAACTGCTCGGCGCCGATCGAGGACGCGCTGACGTTTTCCGCGAGACCGCTGCCGAAGCACTCGATCTTCTTTACGTCTTTATCGTTCGAGACGAATTGGACGCGCATCGTCGCGTTCGATCCCTTCAAATACGAGAGGGAGGTCTGCGTCGTCGGAGTGGGCAAGCCGTTGTTCGAAACGTACATCGTAAAGAGCAGGTTCAAAACGTCCGTTACGATGCGGTATTCGTAGGTGCCGCACTTCATGGATTGGAGATACTCCTCGGGAATGAGGAATTT
Proteins encoded in this region:
- the fusA gene encoding elongation factor G — its product is MRDYPIERTRNIGIMAHIDAGKTTTSERILYYTGKTRKIGEVHEGGATMDWMEQEQERGITITSAATTVTWKDCAINLIDTPGHVDFTVEVERSLRVLDGAVAVFCAKSGVEPQSETVWRQATKYKVPRIAFVNKMDIEGANFPRVIDMMRKRLGANAVAFELPIGQAKEFRGIIDLLNMKADVYHNDDGKIFDVVDVPADMKDAAEAARAELVEKICECDDALMEKFIMEEEISVDELKAALRKGVIANQIVPVLCGSAFKNKGVQALLDAIVDYLPSPIDIGETEGIDPDHHDKVLSRIPSDDQPFSALAFKIMTDPYVGRLTFIRVYSGVLKSGDSVLNANKGKSERINRILRMHANDRKEVDSLSTGDIGAVIGLKNTTTGNTLCDEKFPIAFGEMTFPEPVITQAIEPKTKAGQDKMAVAIQKLAEEDPTFRVYTDKETGQTIIAGMGELHLEIIMDRLVREFHVEANIGKPEVSYRERFKGACDVEGKYVRQSGGHGQYGHCKIKLTPGEPGSGVVIDDDTVGGSIPKEYLPAVIDGITEASKTGQYGYEVMDFHVSIYDGSYHEVDSSELAFKLAGSMAFKAAMEKVGTALLEPIAQVNITVPEEYLGEVMNTISKRRGKIKAMESDGSVQSVEAEVPLGEMFGYATTLRSATAGRGNFVMAFKHYDLAPESVVAKFKVK
- the rpsG gene encoding 30S ribosomal protein S7; this translates as MPRRSGVPKRDVLPDPIYNDKVVTKLVNQIMMDGKKGTAESIVYGAFHIVEEKTGTSPVEVFKKALANVMPQVEVKARRVGGATYQVPQEIREERRQTLGIRWLVTFMRKRSEKTSDQRLAGELMDASNGMGNAVKKRDEMHRMAEANKAFAHYRW
- the rpsL gene encoding 30S ribosomal protein S12, with product MPTINQLIRHGREKQESKTLAPILQSCPQRRGVCLSVTTTTPKKPNSAMRKIARVRLSNGMEGTVYIPGIGHNLQEHSVVLIRGGRVKDLPGVRYHIVRGALDTAGVAKRKQARSKYGAKKPK
- a CDS encoding ribosomal L7Ae/L30e/S12e/Gadd45 family protein, with the translated sequence MAEDYKSLIENSPKKFVGLKQVLRGITDGIVWCVILSSDCEEFVKKAVRDAARGKEIAFKKAPTMSELGKAAKIDVGAAVVGLLR